TTACAGATGGCCTGACACCTGTACCCTTCTGAGGTGCCTTCATGCTGAAAGCCGACCGTCCTGCCCAGGTTCGTTCTTCTGAGGTCACCCGCCTGACCTGGATCCCCTACCTCTTCGTCCTGCCGTTTTTCCTGTGCTTTCTGCTGTTCTGGCTGTTTCCCTTTGTGTTTACGGTGTTCAGTTCCCTGAGCAACTGGGCCGGGGTGTTCAGCACCCAGCCCCTCAAGTTCATGGGCGTCGCCAACTTCGAGTATTACATCCAGGACGACCGCTTCCAGATGGCCCTGCAACGCTCTTTTGTTGGAGCGCTGCAAACCTCCTTGCTGCAGCACCTGTGCGCCATTCCTCTGGCTTTCATCTTGACTGTGGGCTTCAGGCGCTGGAGAAGTGCCATCAGTGCCATTTATTTTCTGCCCTACATCACCGCGCCCCTGGCGATCTTCTTTCTGTACCGCACTTTCAACCAGCAACTGATTGATTTCAGTGTGCGGGCTGCAGAAGGTCTGTCCCATCTGCCCCTGATTGGCCCTTACATGCATGAATTGCAGGGTGGGATTTTCCAGGGCATCTTCACCCTGCTGAACATCCTCCCGGACATCTGGCAATACATTGGCTGGAACGTGCTGCTGTACCTGATGATCATGAGCACCATCCCCAAAAGCCTCTTTGAAGCCTCCAGGCTGGACGGCATCACCCTGCTGCAGCAACTCAGGTACATTGTGTTTCCCCTGATCAAACCGATGGTGTTCTTTGCCCTCAGCATGAGTTTCCTGCAGCAACTGGGTTTCTTTGATGGCCAGGGGTCCAGCATCAGTTCCTACATCCAGCGCATCAGTGCCTTCGATGGCGACCTCGGGGGCGGATCTGCCATGAACCTGATGCTCTTTGGCTGCATGATGCTGTTCATCGGGGTGGCATATCTGCTGTTTGGGCGCGGATCCAGCAGCATTGAACTGTCCTGGCAGATGGAAGGCAAGGCCAAAGACCACCCCTTCAAACCTTTTTCCAGAATCCTGCTGGGCTTTTTCCTGCTGGTGGGTTGCGTGCTGTCTGTTGCACCTTTCCTGCAGACCTTCTTCTGGGCCACCCAGACCGACGGGCAGTTCTACAAGGTGCCCCCGCTGTTTGGCATTGGCAGCAACACCGCTTTCAACTTTCAGGACCTCAAAGACAGCATCCCCCTGCTGCGCAACATCTGGAACACGCTTTACCTGGCCGGAATGGCCACAGCAGGGACGCTGCTGATCAGCAACCTGGCTGGCTATGCTTTCGCGCACCACACCTTCAAATTCAAGAATGTGCTTTTTGGGGTGGTGATGTTCAGCATGCTGTTCCCTCCCACCCTGAACGCCATTCCCACCGCATTGTTGATGAACACCCTGGGCTGGGGAGGTGCGCCCCGTTCCCTGTGGGTGCCTGCACTGGTCAGCGGGTTCAGCGTGTTCCTGATGCGCCAGTACCTCAAGTCCAGCATCCCCAGAGAGACCCTGGAAGCTGCACGGGTGGATGGAGCAGGAGAATGGATGATCTTCTGGCGCATCATCTTCCCCCTCAGCAGCCCGGTTCTGAGCGTGCTGGCCCTGATTCTGTTTGCCAACCACTGGAACAGTTTCTCGCTGGCCCTCTCCACCTTCCGGGACATGGATGAGTACGTGATCCAGCAGGCCGTGCGCAGCCTGCAACGCCAGGACCGCACCCACATGGGCACCCTGTACATGGGGGTCAGCATCAGCACCCTGTTTCCCCTGCTGTTGTACATCCTGAGCCTGAACAGCCTGATGCTTTTCACCGGAGGAGATTTGCGCAGCAAAGTGCCCCGTTTTACCAGCAGTGAGGGGGCAGATGGGGGAGAAGAAGCTTCTGAAGGGGCTTCAGAAAGCTGACTTGCCTGCTGCAAAGCTCACAGTTCTGGTGTGCCCTGGGATTACTGACCTGAGCAGATGTTGTTTAAACCTCGCTTTCGTGTCCTGACCTTTCCATTCGCTTTGCTCAAGCAGAAGTGAGTTAAACTCACTTCTGCTGAAAGCAGTAGAATCAACCCAGGAGGCACACCATGCCACGAACCCCCATCACTTCAAGCGTGATCAAGAGTGCAGGTTACGACGCCAGAACCCGTGTGCTGGAAATTGAACTGCACAATGCCAGTGTGTACCGCTATTACGATGTGGATGAAGAAGCCTATCAACAATTGCTGGAGGCCCCCTCCAAGGGCACCCATCTGAATCAGGTCATCAAACCCAATTACATTTACAACGAAGTGACCAGTGATTTAAAAGAAGACGAAAATCCAAGCCTGATGTGACGTGCAAACTGTTTTATAAAACTCACGCTTTTCATGAAGATCGAGTTTACCATTTGTGACATTTTGAAAAATAGACCAGATTTATGCTTGTCTTTACAAGAAGCTCGAGCTTGATTCCAATTCCAGGAGGTATTTATGGCAGTAAACACCAGCCCCGGTGCTTCAAGCGAAGAAAACCAGAGCACATCAAATGAAATTGCCGCCAGCGATAAGCCTGAGAACAAATCTGACAAATGGAACCATGACACACAGTATTCAAGTCCTGAGGACGATCAGAAAGGATCTGACAACCTGACAGATGTCACCGATCCCGCGCTCTTTGGAGAAGGCGGAGCAGGAGAAGAATAACCACAATTGAACAACCCCCCCTAAAAACCCCTGTGCAGTCAGCAGGGGTTTTTGCTTTGAAGGGTTTGCTTGCCAGGGGTCAATTCTTGCTGGGCACCACCATCACCGGAACAGGTGTGCGTTGCATCACGCCCTGGGCCACACTGCCCAGAAACAGCAGGTTCAGGCCCTTGCGGGCATGGGTGCCCATGAAAATGAAGTGGGCTCCGTACTCCTGCGCGGCTTTCACAATGGCATCCACAGGGTGCCCCATCACCACTTCGGACTCGATGTTGGCCCTCTGCGCCTCCTCAAACTGGGACAGCACCTCATGCTGAAAGTGGCGCTCGATGGCCTCATGGTTGGCCTGCACCCCCAGCGAGGCCTGATAGGGCAGAGAACGCACCTGGGGATCAAAAACATGCAAAAGTTTGATCTGGGCATCGGGCATCAGCTCCCGGGCCAGTTGCAAGGCCTTGTGGGCACCTTCAGAAAAATCCGTGGGAACCAGAATGCGGGTCATGGTGAATCCTCCTCACTTCCATTGTGCGCCCACCGAAGCCCCAAAAGCAGGGAAGAATCTCGCAGAAACCCCCTTCTGAAATGTGCCAGATGTCGAGATGATTTGCTGTTGTGATGCAGTACAGGGGTTAAGGTGAACCACCCCATGAGCACCTTCTTCAACATCCTCCCCATGCTGCTGATCTTTCTGATCGGGGTGATCATTCGGCGCACGGGAATCCTGAGCATCCGGGACGCCGAAGCCCTGCTGAAAGTGGTCTTCAACGTCACCGCCCCGGCTTTGTTCATTGCCTCGGTGAGCCAGTTGAAGATCGGGCATGACATCCTGCTGCTGCCGCCCCTGGGCATTGCCATGTTCTTTGGCATCTACCTGCTGGCCCTGCCTCTGGGAAAACTGCTCAAACTCCCCAGGCCCACTCTCGGAACGTTCCTGCTGGGTTCATCCATCATGAACGTCACCTTCGTGCTGCCGTTTTTTGTGGCAGTGTACGGCATTCAGGAAGCCGGGCGGATCTCCTTTCTGGACCTCGGCAATGCCCTGGTGGTGTTCACCTTCGGGTATGCCCTGGCCTGCAAAATGGGGGAGAATGCCCGCAGTGGCAACATGGCAGGCCGCATCCTCACCTCACCGCCCATCATTGGAATTGTGATTGGGCTGGTCATCAACCTGTTTTCCCTGCACCCCCCAGATCCCATCATGAACACCCTGACCATGCTGGGCACCGCCACCCTCCCGATGGTGATGCTGGCCCTGGGCATGTATTACAGTCCCAGGATTCGCAATCTGCCTGTGACCTTCCTGGCCATTGGGCTCAGGATGCTGGTGGGTTTTGGTCTGGGCCTCCTGCTGGCGCAGGTGCTGGGCCTGACCGGGATCAATCGGGTGCTGCTGCTCCTGACCGCCAGCGCCCCTGCAGGCACCAACACCCTCACCTTCTCGGTGCTGGAAAAACTGGACACCGAACTGGCCGCCAGCATTGTCTCCACCTCTATTCTGATGGGCCTGGTGCTGGTTCCGGTGATTTTGATGCTCACCAGCTGAGCAGCCAGATCAAACAAGTAAAAACCCCGAGAGAAATCTCGGGGTTTCTTTTCTGGCGTGGCTGGGAGGATTCGAACCCACGACCTTCTGATCCGTAGTCAGACGCTCTATCCAACTGAGCTACAGCCACATGCCTTTTGATGCTTTTGCTGCTTCGCCATTAAAAGTGGCGGAGAGGGAGGGATTTGAACCCTCGGTACCCTTTTGAAGTACGTGCCCTTAGCAGGGGCATGGTTTAAGCCACTCACCCACCTCTCCAAGAACAAACCTGCACGTCGTTGGCGGAGGGAGAGGGATTCGAACCCCCGGTAGGTCGCCCTACAACGGTTTTCAAGACCGCCGCTTTAAACCACTCAGCCATCCCTCCGAACACGGATCACAGCTTCATCTTGGCGACCAGCCTCAGACGCATGGAGAAGTATACGGAAGTCTCAGGATTTTGTCAACACTTGCAGGAGGGGCGCAGAAGGCAAAAGGCGGAAGGCAGAGGGCACAGAGCCGAGAGCCGAGGGCCGAGGGTCAAAAAGCATGTACAGGACTTACATAAAGAAAAGATCAAAATGTGGAGACCAGAGAGGCAGAAATGACCTCTGCAGAAACAAACAACTTGCATGTTCTTGACTGGAATTCTCCTGGAAAAGCTTTTTGCCTTCTGCCTTCTGCCTTCTGCTTTCAGCTTTCTGCCACCTTCAAAACCCCGAGTTCGTCTCGGTCAACCCATACTCTGTGACGATCCACTGCACAGGAACATCGTGTTCCTCGTGGGGGAGTTTGCTGACCAGCAGAGCATCGCTGGTGACCCCGATCAGTTTGCAGTCCCGGGAGAGCGAGAGCAGAAAGCGGTCATAGTGACCCATGCCATACCCCAGGCGGTACCCTTGCTGATCGAAGGCCAGACCGGGAATGAGCACCAGTTGCAGGATTTGCGGGTCTTCCTCGGGGGTGCCGTGGGGGGGCTGCAGCATGCCCAGCGGATGACGCTGGATGGCCGTGTCCCAGCGGTGGATGGTCATGTGAGGATCGGGTTCCACCTCGGCCTTGGGAACATAGAAGGACACTTCTGGCAGCAGACGGGGCAGGCGTTCCAGGCTGACTTCGCTGCCAAAAGCCTTGTAGGTCAGAACATGCTGAATGTCCTGATCGTAAATCCATTGTGCGAGGTGCTGGCTGACGTCTTCGGACACGTCGGGGGTGCTTTTGCGGGTGGTCCTGGCCCATTTGCGCCAGTCTTGTTTCGCGGACCCCAAAGAGGGCATGCTGTGCATACATTGTCAGTATAGCGGGTTTGTGGAGTTGCAGATGGTAAGCAATGTGGGGGATGCCGAGGGCATAAAGCTTGGGTTTAGGGTGTTGAATTGTTTCGCAAATGGTTGAAGACAAAGACAGAACGGGCGAAAGATCCCTACAAATGCTTTGACATTTTGACTTCCGGCATTTATGTTGCACTCGGCACTCGGCACTCGGCACTCGGCACTCGGCACTCGGCACTCGGCACTCGGCTTGTTTAATGCAAAAAGCCGCATCCAGATCAGGGTGCCTTATGATGTCTCCCATGAGTCTTTCTTCTCAGCCCCTGATTGGTGTGGTGATGGGCAGCCGGTCTGATTTTGAAACCATGGAGCATGCCTTGAATGTGTTGCAGGAACTCAAGGTTCCTTATGAAGTGCGGGTGCTCAGTGCCCACCGCACACCTCATCTGCTTTCCAGTTATGCCGAAAGCGCCAGAGGCCGTGGCCTGAGGGCCATCATTGCAGGGGCAGGAGGGGCGGCGCACCTTCCGGGGATGCTGGCTTCGTTCACCACCCTGCCTGTGCTGGGGGTTCCTGTGCAGTCCAAGACCATGAGCGGTCTGGACAGCCTGTACAGCATTGTGCAGATGCCTGGAGGCATTCCTGTGGGCACTTTTGCCATTGGCAAGGCCGGAGCCACAAATGCAGGCATTTTTGCGGCAAGCCTGCTTTCCAGTGAGTTCCCAGAGATCCGGGAAACCCTGGACAGTTACCGCAGCAACCTGACCCAGACGGTGCTGGACAATCCCTATTTTGAGGGGCATCCAGAAGCACCCACAGGGGAAAACACCCCATGAATCCCCTCAAGCCTGGTTCGACCATTGGGTTTCTGGGAGGAGGTC
The genomic region above belongs to Deinococcus roseus and contains:
- a CDS encoding ABC transporter permease → MLKADRPAQVRSSEVTRLTWIPYLFVLPFFLCFLLFWLFPFVFTVFSSLSNWAGVFSTQPLKFMGVANFEYYIQDDRFQMALQRSFVGALQTSLLQHLCAIPLAFILTVGFRRWRSAISAIYFLPYITAPLAIFFLYRTFNQQLIDFSVRAAEGLSHLPLIGPYMHELQGGIFQGIFTLLNILPDIWQYIGWNVLLYLMIMSTIPKSLFEASRLDGITLLQQLRYIVFPLIKPMVFFALSMSFLQQLGFFDGQGSSISSYIQRISAFDGDLGGGSAMNLMLFGCMMLFIGVAYLLFGRGSSSIELSWQMEGKAKDHPFKPFSRILLGFFLLVGCVLSVAPFLQTFFWATQTDGQFYKVPPLFGIGSNTAFNFQDLKDSIPLLRNIWNTLYLAGMATAGTLLISNLAGYAFAHHTFKFKNVLFGVVMFSMLFPPTLNAIPTALLMNTLGWGGAPRSLWVPALVSGFSVFLMRQYLKSSIPRETLEAARVDGAGEWMIFWRIIFPLSSPVLSVLALILFANHWNSFSLALSTFRDMDEYVIQQAVRSLQRQDRTHMGTLYMGVSISTLFPLLLYILSLNSLMLFTGGDLRSKVPRFTSSEGADGGEEASEGASES
- a CDS encoding AEC family transporter, translated to MNHPMSTFFNILPMLLIFLIGVIIRRTGILSIRDAEALLKVVFNVTAPALFIASVSQLKIGHDILLLPPLGIAMFFGIYLLALPLGKLLKLPRPTLGTFLLGSSIMNVTFVLPFFVAVYGIQEAGRISFLDLGNALVVFTFGYALACKMGENARSGNMAGRILTSPPIIGIVIGLVINLFSLHPPDPIMNTLTMLGTATLPMVMLALGMYYSPRIRNLPVTFLAIGLRMLVGFGLGLLLAQVLGLTGINRVLLLLTASAPAGTNTLTFSVLEKLDTELAASIVSTSILMGLVLVPVILMLTS
- a CDS encoding KTSC domain-containing protein; protein product: MPRTPITSSVIKSAGYDARTRVLEIELHNASVYRYYDVDEEAYQQLLEAPSKGTHLNQVIKPNYIYNEVTSDLKEDENPSLM
- a CDS encoding 5-formyltetrahydrofolate cyclo-ligase codes for the protein MHSMPSLGSAKQDWRKWARTTRKSTPDVSEDVSQHLAQWIYDQDIQHVLTYKAFGSEVSLERLPRLLPEVSFYVPKAEVEPDPHMTIHRWDTAIQRHPLGMLQPPHGTPEEDPQILQLVLIPGLAFDQQGYRLGYGMGHYDRFLLSLSRDCKLIGVTSDALLVSKLPHEEHDVPVQWIVTEYGLTETNSGF
- a CDS encoding universal stress protein, which produces MTRILVPTDFSEGAHKALQLARELMPDAQIKLLHVFDPQVRSLPYQASLGVQANHEAIERHFQHEVLSQFEEAQRANIESEVVMGHPVDAIVKAAQEYGAHFIFMGTHARKGLNLLFLGSVAQGVMQRTPVPVMVVPSKN
- the purE gene encoding 5-(carboxyamino)imidazole ribonucleotide mutase; protein product: MSPMSLSSQPLIGVVMGSRSDFETMEHALNVLQELKVPYEVRVLSAHRTPHLLSSYAESARGRGLRAIIAGAGGAAHLPGMLASFTTLPVLGVPVQSKTMSGLDSLYSIVQMPGGIPVGTFAIGKAGATNAGIFAASLLSSEFPEIRETLDSYRSNLTQTVLDNPYFEGHPEAPTGENTP